Part of the Robbsia sp. KACC 23696 genome, AGATCGCCTGCTGCAATGGCCTGAAAGTGTTCCAGCGCCACCGCGAGCGGTGCGCCAATCGCGCGGCGCAAGGCCAGCCAGGAGTAGATCGCGAGACCGATCCCCAAGACGATCGCGACAATGCTGGCCAATCGAATCGTCTTGAATTGATTTTCCGAAGCAAGGAAGGCCGTGTCGGTGGCATTCTGCTGGAATGCGAACAAGGCTTCGTTTGCCTGGGCGTACTCGTTGAAGCGTACCGACAGATCGGATGCGATCTTCTTCGACGTCGTTTCGTCGCCGGCCTTCACTGCCGCCCAGCCTTCATCCAGCATGTGCTGATGCGCGTCATACGTTTGCCTGACCGCTTGCTGCAAACTCGCCTCGCCCGGCGCATTCGGCAAGGTCTCGTATGTCTTCAGCGCCTTCTCGGCTTGCGCGCGAAACGCTTTCGCTTTCTCGACGGCGGTGTCGACGCCCGAAGTCCCGATCACCATGACCGCGCGATCGTAGTTCAACCGTTCCCGTGCAACGAAGAGGTTGGCCATGCCGGCGCTCAACATGCCGGGCATCTTATTGCCGTGCGTGTCGGCGAAGGCGCTGTCGGTCGACGACATGCCGGCCAGACCCAATACGCCGATAACGGTCATTAAAACAGCCAAAGCGAGCATGGTAATGCCGACTTTTGCTTTGATGGTGAGGCCGCTGAACATGCTTATTCCTGCTTTCCGGTAGAAAATGGCCGCCGCAATGCGCCGAAAAAGCATGCCGCGGCAGAAGGTATGTCTCGTGATATGCCAGTCATAACGACGTGCGGGATGGAAAGTGAAGGGTTAATCGAAAGAAAGTGCGAAACGGCACTTTTTCAGGTAAAAGCTACCGCCATTTGCCGGGACAGACTGACTGGACGTCGTTACTAAAGGCGCTATCGACAATCGTGATGACGAGCTGGTACGGCGCAGCCGGCTGTCGCAGCGCCCCCTTTCGCGTCGATTACAGTGAAATACGTTAATCTAATTGCCATACCAATAACGTGCATCCCGGCGCGCCCCATTACCAACGCCCCTTTTTAGGACATGCATGGCTACTGAATCCCCAACCGCCATTTTTTTAGCACTGGGCGCGAACGCCTTGATCTCCGTTTGCAAATTCGGTGCCGCCGCCTTCACCGGCTCTGGCGCCATGCTCGCGGAAGCAATCCATTCGCTGGCGGACTGCGCAAACCAGTTATTGCTGCTGGTCGGCTTGCGTCACGCCAAGGAACCCTCCTCGGAGTTGCATCCGCTCGGCAACGCACGGGTCAGCTATTTCTATTCGATGATCGTCGCCTTGATGCTGTTTTTCATCGGCGGCGTCTTTTCGGTCTACGAGGGCGTGCATCGTCTTGCCCATCACGAGCCGCTTTCCTATCCCTATGTCGCGATCATCGTGCTGCTGGTGTCGTTGGTGCTGGAAGGCATTTCCCTGCGTGGCGCGCTGAAACAGATCCGCCGCCGCAACCCGACCAAGTCGATATGGCGATGGTTTCGCGAAACCCGGCAGTCCGAGTTATTGGTGGTCACCGGCGAAGACACGGCGGCCTTGTTCGGCCTGGCCGTTGCCTTTATCGCGATTGTCGCCTCTACCTTGACCGGCAATCCGGTCTACGACGCTTGCGGGTCCATCGGTGTCGGACTGGTGCTGATGCTGGTGGCCGGCCTCGTGCTACGCGAAGTGCAGTCGATGATCATCGGCGAGTCCGCCGCGCCGGAAACCCGCGCCGAGATTCGCGCCTTTCTGACGGCACGTCCCGAAATTCGCAGCATCATCAGCCTCATCACGTTGCAATGGGGTGAGCATATCGTCGTCGCCGTGCAGGCCGAGATGATCGATTATCCGAGTGGACGCGCGCAGGTCGATGCGATCAACGACGTGGAGACGGAACTGCAGCAGCGTTTTCCCGCGGCGCGCTGGGTGTTCTTCGAGCCTGACGTCGCACGGCAATAAACCATCGCGGAACCGGCCTTTTTTCGGCGCGAAATCGCGCGTGAAGCGAAAGGCGAAAGACTTCCATGCGCACGGCGCTTCCCTTCTATCGGCTTAAATTGGCGTCTGATTAACTGCTCTCTTCTACCGCTGCGGCACCCCGCTCGCGGCGCTTCTTGATGCGTGGAGAGAGCATGCCAGCCTTACCCGATACGTCGAAAAATGCCCGGATGGTCTTGACTGCCACCTGTGCCAGCGCGCCAGGTCAAGTCGCGGCCGTGGCCGGATTTCTCGAACGGCATCACTGCTATATCGACGAATTCACCGTCTACGATGACGATCTCAGCGGGCGATTCTTTATTCGCTGTGTCTTTCATGTAGTCGATTCCGGCGAAGGATTGCCGGCCGACGTCATGCGCGAATTCGAGACCGTGGCGCGACCGTTTTCCATGCAATGGTCGATGCATCCGCAGGCGCGGCCGGCGAAGGTCTTGATCATGGTCTCGAAACTCGAGCATTGTCTTGCAGACCTGCTCTTCCGCTGGCGCATGGGCGAGCTGAAAATGGATATCGTCGGCATCGTGTCGAACCATCGCGATTTCGAAGGGCTGGCGCATCAGCACGATATCCCCTTCCACCATCTTCCCATCACGCCCGAAACAAAGGCGGCACAGGAGAGCGCGCTGCTCGGCCTGTATGAACGCTCAGGCGCGGAGCTGTTGGTACTCGCCCGCTACATGCAAATTCTCTCTGCCGAGACGAGCCGTGCGCTCGCAGGCCGTGTGATCAATATCCACCATTCCTTCCTGCCTGGTTTCAAGGGTGCAAAGCCGTACCATCAAGCCCATGCGCGCGGCGTCAAACTGATCGGCGCAACGGCGCACTTCGTGACCGACGACTTAGACGAAGGTCCGATCATCGAGCAAGTAGTTGAACGGGTGGATCACGCGCACAAGCCCGAGCAATTGCTCGCCACCGGTCGGGACGTCGAGTGCATCACCCTGGCACGTGCCGTCAAAGCCTTTATCGAGCGGCGCGTCTTCATCAACGGCGATCGGACGGTCGTGCTGTAATCAGCAGGCACCGTAAAATGCAAACGCCGCAGTCCATTCGGCTGCGGCGTCAGGCTTCCTCGGGTCGCGCCGCATATATCGCGGCGTCTACATAGACGTGCTGCTTATTATTTCGTCCAACCGTCTACTTCGCTTTGGTGCGCCTTTATCCAATCGGCAGCGGCGGCGGCCGGCTTTTCACCCCCTTGCGTCGCGAGCATAACGCTGTCGATCTGACCCGGCTTCCACTGAAACTTTTTCAAGAAGGCGACGACATCCGGGGCTTTCTTTTCCAAGCCCAAGCCGACGACATTATCGACGTGTTCGGACTCACCGAAGATCTTTTTGGGATCGTCGAGGAACTTCAGCTTGTACTTCGCGAAGATCCAATGCGGTTTCCAGCCAGTCACGATGATCGGCTTCTTCGCTGCTTCCGCACGCGCCAGTTCGGCCGTCATGGCCGCGCCGGAACTCGGCATCAAGGTATAGCTCAGGCCATAGGCCTTGATCGCGTCATCGGTCTTCCGCATGACGCCCGCACCGGCATCGATACCGACGATGCGGCCGCCGAACTCGGCCTTCTTCCCTTCCAGATCGGCAACGCTCGTGACGTCCGCGCTTTCTGGAACGATCAAGCCGATCTTCGCATCGTTGAAGTTCGCGCCCAGATCCTTCACGTCGGCACCGAATTTCTTGTAATAGTCCGCGTGCGTGACGGGCAGCCACGCCGACAGCGTCGCATCCAGATCGCCGCGTGCCACGCCCTGCCACATGATGCCGGCGGCGACCGGAACCAACTGCACCGGATAGCCGAGTTCCTTCTCGATAATCAGCGCCGCCACGTTCGACGTCGCCACGCTGTCGTCCCATCCGTCCACATAGCCGATCTTGATCGTCGGCTTGTCGGCAGCGGACGCCGCCATCGACAGGCTCAACGTCGATACCACGAGTGCCGCAAAAGCCAGTCTTTTACCGTGCGTACGCATTGCCTTTAACCCCTTATATGTAGACCGTTTCATCACGAACCAAAGACAATTTATCCACCCATAAATTCGCCAATCTGCTTGCAGGCGACAGGCACTTGTTCGAAAACGACTCCAATGGCGCGATACGACGCGCAATGGCATCCGGACGATCGACGCATACTCACTTATCCAGCAGCAGATCCGATTTCGGCTTGCTGCAACAGAGCAGCACCATTCCCTGATCGATCTCGCGCTGACGGATGCCGCCGGCATGCTGCATGTCCACTTCGCCGCTCAGCAACTTTACCTTGCAGGTGCCGCACATCCCTTGGCGACATGAGGACGGCATCCGGACGCCGGCCTTCTTCGCGGCATCCAGCACCAGTTGATCACTGGCGCACACGATATCGCGACGGCTTTTCTCGAAACGCACCGTGTACTGCGTTGGCACCGCGTCGGTTGGCGGGGACGTGATGCCGTCGTGTTCGAGGAAACCGAACGTCGCGTGGGGCAGCTCGACAGGCTCGGTCGAGTTGCCCGGATCGGCGAGCAGGTTTTGATCGGCGGGCGCCAAGGCGGCGCCCACATGGGCCGTTGCCAGTTGCGCGGCGACATCGACGATCGTCTCGAAAGAAAAGCTTTCCTCGTGATAGTGACGCGAATCGAATCCGGCGACCGAAAGCAGCTCGCGCACCGCTTTCATATACGGTGCGGGGCCGCACACGAAGATCTCCCGCTCCAGGTAGTCCGGCGCGATCACCGTCAAGAGCGGTAGCGTCAGATAGCCGGTCACGCCCGACCATGCGGCCCGCGCGCCACGTCGCTCGCAGACAAAGGCACTGCGGAACTGAGTTTGGGCAGCGGCGATCGCGGCCACTTCATGTTCGAAGACGATATCGTCAGGCGTCCGAGCACTATGGACGAAGACGATATCGCGATCTTCGGCTAGGTCGTGATACGCGCGACTCATCGACATCAGCGGGGTGACGCCCGAGCCGGCGGACAAAAAGAGATATTTTTCCGCGGGATGACGGGCGCTGGTAAACGCACCGGCGGGACCGAGTGCGCGTACGCTGTCGCCGCGCCGCAGATGATCGTGCAGCCAGTTCGAAACGGCACCGCCCGGTACGCGCTTCACGGTGATTGCCAGCGTGTGCGGACGCGTGGGAGAAGACGAAATCGTATAGCACCGATTCAGCGCCTGCCCATCGATCTCCAATTCGAGCGTAATGAACTGGCCCGGCTCGTAGACGAAGGTCCGCGCGGTCGGCGCGTGAAACACGAAGGTCTTCACATCGTGCGTTTCCTGCCGAACCTGCGCGCAGATCAATGTCTCCTCGGTATCGCTATGCCAGCGCGGCGCCAACGCATCCCAAAATCCGGACGATGCGACACGGTGCACTGGCGCGGAAACCGATGCGTGGCGCGACTGTTCGGCCGCCGCGAACGCCTCCCCACTCGGGGGTGTCAACTCTATGGAATCGCGCATCATCCTCGTCACCTTGAATACGGCATCGTCGTATCACCTTTTCCGCGATGCAAAGAGACCCCCAGACGGGCGGTCCGGTGTATCGCTTCGCTGCGTGCGTCAGCGGACCAGCGAGATCACATGCGTGTGCGATGCAGCGCTATCGTCGGTACGGTCCGGGAGCGCGTCGTATGCTTCCAGACGTCCGATATACCAGGCCGAAAACTTTTCAACCAAGCCTTCCGTAAAAGGCGAGTACGGTCCCGGTTGATACGCGCTGCTGACGATGCCGCGTTGCGAGCGCTCGACCAGCGCGCGGTCCTGGTCATTGGTCGCGCGCCAGACCGCCGTCAGATTGTCGACGTCATAGTCGACGCCTTCGACCGCATTGCGATGCACCAGCCATTTCGTCCGCACCAGCGTGCGCCCGGCGGAAAGCGGGATCACGCAAAAACTGACGACGTGGTCGCTCATGAAGTGATGCCAGGAATTCGGCTGCGTCCAAAATGACAGTCCTCCCAGATCGGCACGCTGAAAACGGCCCAATAAGCGCCGCGACGCGACTTTGGCATCCATCGTCTGCGACTCGCCATCCCGATCCAGCGGCAAGCGCTGCGTACGGAAACCCGTCACCCTATCGTCGAGGTGATCGATTTCCGCCGAAGGCAGTTTCATCGCGTCCCATTGCGCGGTGCGTGTCGCGACGATGTCCTCGAAGTGC contains:
- a CDS encoding cation diffusion facilitator family transporter, producing the protein MATESPTAIFLALGANALISVCKFGAAAFTGSGAMLAEAIHSLADCANQLLLLVGLRHAKEPSSELHPLGNARVSYFYSMIVALMLFFIGGVFSVYEGVHRLAHHEPLSYPYVAIIVLLVSLVLEGISLRGALKQIRRRNPTKSIWRWFRETRQSELLVVTGEDTAALFGLAVAFIAIVASTLTGNPVYDACGSIGVGLVLMLVAGLVLREVQSMIIGESAAPETRAEIRAFLTARPEIRSIISLITLQWGEHIVVAVQAEMIDYPSGRAQVDAINDVETELQQRFPAARWVFFEPDVARQ
- the purU gene encoding formyltetrahydrofolate deformylase, with amino-acid sequence MPALPDTSKNARMVLTATCASAPGQVAAVAGFLERHHCYIDEFTVYDDDLSGRFFIRCVFHVVDSGEGLPADVMREFETVARPFSMQWSMHPQARPAKVLIMVSKLEHCLADLLFRWRMGELKMDIVGIVSNHRDFEGLAHQHDIPFHHLPITPETKAAQESALLGLYERSGAELLVLARYMQILSAETSRALAGRVINIHHSFLPGFKGAKPYHQAHARGVKLIGATAHFVTDDLDEGPIIEQVVERVDHAHKPEQLLATGRDVECITLARAVKAFIERRVFINGDRTVVL
- a CDS encoding glycine betaine ABC transporter substrate-binding protein — translated: MRTHGKRLAFAALVVSTLSLSMAASAADKPTIKIGYVDGWDDSVATSNVAALIIEKELGYPVQLVPVAAGIMWQGVARGDLDATLSAWLPVTHADYYKKFGADVKDLGANFNDAKIGLIVPESADVTSVADLEGKKAEFGGRIVGIDAGAGVMRKTDDAIKAYGLSYTLMPSSGAAMTAELARAEAAKKPIIVTGWKPHWIFAKYKLKFLDDPKKIFGESEHVDNVVGLGLEKKAPDVVAFLKKFQWKPGQIDSVMLATQGGEKPAAAAADWIKAHQSEVDGWTK
- a CDS encoding hybrid-cluster NAD(P)-dependent oxidoreductase, yielding MRDSIELTPPSGEAFAAAEQSRHASVSAPVHRVASSGFWDALAPRWHSDTEETLICAQVRQETHDVKTFVFHAPTARTFVYEPGQFITLELEIDGQALNRCYTISSSPTRPHTLAITVKRVPGGAVSNWLHDHLRRGDSVRALGPAGAFTSARHPAEKYLFLSAGSGVTPLMSMSRAYHDLAEDRDIVFVHSARTPDDIVFEHEVAAIAAAQTQFRSAFVCERRGARAAWSGVTGYLTLPLLTVIAPDYLEREIFVCGPAPYMKAVRELLSVAGFDSRHYHEESFSFETIVDVAAQLATAHVGAALAPADQNLLADPGNSTEPVELPHATFGFLEHDGITSPPTDAVPTQYTVRFEKSRRDIVCASDQLVLDAAKKAGVRMPSSCRQGMCGTCKVKLLSGEVDMQHAGGIRQREIDQGMVLLCCSKPKSDLLLDK